GCCGCAGCGGTCTGGTGCAGGTCGCCGAGCAGTACCTGCTGATGCCGGGGCACGCGGCCCGCCTGGCGGTGGTCCGTGCCGGGGTGCTCGGCGAGCCGACGTCGGTGCAGATCTCCTCCACCCACCTGTACCACGCGGTGTCGCTGATCCGTGGCCTGCTCGGGGTTGGTCACGAGAGCGCCGAGGTCAGCGCGCGCGCCTTCGTCGCGCCGCTGGCCAACCCGCTGTCGCCGGCTGGCTGGAGCGGTGACGACACCCCGCAGCAGCTCTCCACGACCCTCGCGACAATCGACTTCGGCGGGCGGATGGGTTTGTACGACTTCACCGACAACCAGTGGTGGAACCCGCTGCGGACCCGCCGGTTGGTGGTGCGGGGTTCGCTCGGCGAGCTGGTGGACGACCGGGTCGTTCGCCTGGTCGACCCCACCACGCCGGTGGAGTCGTCGCTGAGCCGACGCCAGACCGGTCTCGACCTCAACCTCGAAGGGCTCGACCTGAAGCACATCAGCTTTGACGGCGACGTGGTCTATCGCAACCCGTTCGTCGGCAGTGGGATGTCCGACGACGACATCGCGGTGGCCGACATCGTGGCCCGCACCGGTGCGTGGGCGCGGGAGGAGGGCCCGGCCCCGTATCCCCTCGCCGAAGCCTGCCAGGACCACCTGATCAGTCTCGCCATCGAAGAATCCGTACGCACCGGCCGGCCGGTCGTCACCGACGCCGAGGCGTGGGCGGGGTAGACGCGCGTCTGTCTCGTCCCCGACACACCGCAACCGTGAAGCCCATCCAACTGTGCAACCGGTATCAATCACCGCCCGGAAGCGCCCGGGCCCATCACGGGGAGCAAGGATGAATCGAAGCACTCGACGCAGGATGCTCGCAGCCACCGCCACCGGTCTGCTGGCCACCTCTCTCGGCGTCCGCAACGTCCTCGCCGACCGGGTGACCCCGGTGCGCTGGACCGGCTGCTGACCCACCGACTCGCGACAGCGTGAGGCCGACCCGTCGGGGTCGGCCTCACGTCGTGTCAGCGCGTCACGGCTTCCAGGAGCCGGCGGTCTCGAACCTGTGCTGGTACTCCAGCACCCCGGACGTGTCGGGTACGTCGAACACCACGCTGCCGGTGCGCCTGGTGCCGGCGGTCAGGTCGTCGGCGGGGGGCATCGGTTTGCCGCATCCGGAGAAGGCCCCGGCGATCGCGTTGGCCTCGGTGCCGTCGGCGGCCACCCACTCGAAGAAGAGCGGGTTCGCCGAAGCGGTGCCCTTGGTGACGGTCAGTGTCACGTCGGCGATCACGTACATGCCCTCGTCGGGCTTGAGGCCGTAGGGAGCGCACGGCTTGGTGGCGGTGCTGAACTTCGTCACGGTGATCTCGATGGTGCCGCCGTCACCATCGATGACCAGGGTGTCTCCGGGTGCCATGTTGCGAGTGTCGCCGCTGGCCGTCGACGAGGGAGCTTTGGCCGACGGCTGCGCCGTGCCCCGGGTCGCCGCGGGGGTGGGACGTGCCTCGGTCACCTTGTCCGCGGCCCGGTTGGCGCCGAAGACGACCGCCACGATGGCGCCGGCGCAGCTGAGGAGGGTGAGGACGGCCGCGGTGATGGCGACGGCCACGACTGTCCTCTTGGAGCCCTGCGTCGGTGCCGCCGGCGGTGCGAGGAGTGGATGACCCGGCCCGCCGATTGCCGGGTGACCTCCGCCAGCGCCGACGTACCCACCGCCGGCCGTCGGGTACGCGGTGCCCGAGAACGGCGGCTGCGACGCGCTCCCCGCCGCGGACCACGGGCTGGGCGGCAATGGTGTCTGCGAAACCGTCGACTCGACAGTGGACTGCGGCTGTGCCGCGGGGGACGGCTGCGTCGGTGGCTCCGGGTTCGGGTGCTGGGGGTCCTGCGGCCCGGCGGGGGGCTGGGGGTGGGTCACCGTACTCCTTGACGCCTCGGTACGTGCGGTTCGGGAACCCGCCGACGCTACCGTGCGTGGCCGATCGCCCGGTCGCCGCGCCGGATTCCGTCCCACCGTCGGCGGCGACCCTCGCTTCGATCCGGTCAGCCTGGACGGTGCCCGGGAATCAGCCCAGCGGGAGCACTGCGGCGGTGCGGACCAGCCCGCCGGCGACCACGAACCGGCCGGCGATGGTTGTCGGCGGAGCCTCGACCGCCGCAGCGTCCACCCGGGCCGGTGCGATGCGGGCCGTGAACGTGCCGGCGTCCGGGTCGACGTCGAGCTGGGCGTCACGGAAGCCGAGCCACGTCCCGACCACCGGGTACCACACCTTGTAGACGGTCTCCTTGGCGCTGAACAGGACGACCGGCCAGGAGATGCCGCCGGGCAGCCGTGCGCAGAGGGCCTCCTCCTCGGGCAGCAGCACCATTCTGCGTACTCCCGGATCGACCTCGTGGTGCTGCTCGGCGTCCATTCCGACGGATCGGACATCGGTGGTGAGCGCCGTCGCGGCGGCGCAGTAGCCGGTGGTGTGGGTGATGGTGCCGACCACCCCGGCCGGCCAGACGGGCGCGCGGTCGGGGGCGGCCGGCACGGCTGTCGGTGGCAGGCCGAGACCGGTCATGGCCCGACGGGCGCAGGCCCTCCCAGCGGCGAAGTCCCGCCGACGGGTCTGCACGGCCCGCTCGCTCAGGCACGCCTGCTCGGCGGGGAGCAGTTCGCCGACCCAGTCGTCCGGCCCGGCCACGGCCACGGCGACTGTCGACGGCAGCAGGTCACGCATCGCGGCAGCCTACTGGTCGGTGGGAGCAGCGGCTCCTGTCAACCGTCAGATTTCCGACTCCCACGACGGGAGAAGGTACCGCAAAGATGTAACACCGGAGGGACGTGCAGCGCGCCCTCCCTGATGGCTCCGGGGGGACCACCATCAAGAACTGGTCGGGCAGGGCAGCCGCCAGTCCCGTGGACATCTGGAAGGACGTGCGATGACCGATGGTGCGGAACGGTCGGGGGTGCGGGTGGACGATCACGCCCCGAAGACCCCCTGCTGGAGCTGCGGCTCCTGCGGCGACGAGTGGCCGTGCGCGACGAAGCGCAGCCGGCTGCTGGCGGAGTACGGGAGTGACCGCGCGATGCTCAGCGTCTATCTGGGTTCCTGTCTCGCCGCCGCCACGGAGGATCTGCGCGCCGCGCCGGTGATGTCGCTCCAGAGTCGGTTCATCGGCTGGTTGCCACGCGGCTCCCGCCGAGGTTGAGCCGCTGGTGGCCCCACCTTCGGGCAGGGCCACCAGCGGGGCGGTTCAGCGACGCCGGGGCCGCCTGGTCACCGCGAAGCCGACGACGCCGGCCACCGCGGCGAGCACGCCGCCGATGGCGGTCCAGACCCACCGCGAGCCGAGATTCGGCAACCAGTCCGCCGGCGAGTCACCGTCGTCGCCAGCTTCCGGGTCCGCCACGGGTACGGCGTTGAGCACCGTGCCCGCCTTGGTGTTCGGCACCAGCGGCGCTGCCAACTCACCGTCGTCGGCCGAGGCGCCCCGGTCGGCGACCGTGCCGACCAGCAGGTCCACGTCGATCGGTGCGCCCAGATCCGGCTCGGGCAGATCGATCACGGAGAGCCTGATGACGTACGTGCCGGGCAGTGGATCGGCTGACCAGGGCTCCGCCCACGGTCGTACCTCGCGCAACGTGCAGCCCAGCGCCACGCTCGACGCCTTCGCGTCCACGGTCGGGGTCTGTGCCCCGGCGGTGCACGCCTGCCGCCGGCGCAGCCCGTCGAACACGTCGACCGTCCAGGTGGAGGCGCCGCTGCGCCCCTTCGGGAAGGTGACGGTGGCGGTGATCTCGTGCACCTGGCCGGCTTTCGCCGGGAACGCCCAGTAGAGGTGGTCGCCGATCGACGCGTCCACCCGTACCGGTTGCCCCGCGGCGATCGGGGTGGCGCTGAGGAACGACGTGCCGGCCCGGTTCACCGGCGTGGCGCCCGGGGAGGGGCTCGGGGCGGCGACGGCCGAGGCGGGGAGCAGCGCGGCCCCGCCGGCGGCGAGCAGCGCCGCCAGCGATCGGTTCAGGGCGGTACGCATCAGTTCTCCCTCCAGGTGGCGACCCACCAGCGGGTGAGCAGCCCGGCGATCAGGCCGGTGAGCAGCCCGGCGACGGTGAGCAGGGCGAGCAGCACCCAGCCTCGACCGAGGTCCGGGCCGTCCGGTGCCGGTGCGGCGGCGACCACGTCGATGGTCAACTCCACGGGCATGCCCGGGGTGGCCGCGGTGCCGGGGCGCGGGGCGAACGAGTTGCTCACCACCAGGCAGACGGTGGTGGGTTCGACGACCGGCGCGGAACTCTCCTCGGCCTTCGCGGCATTCTCGTCGTCGGCGCTGGCCGACCAGCGCAGCCCGGCGGAGAGCACATCGGCCCGTCCGCTGCCGGCGTCAGCGCCGCGAACCAGTTCCCGGCCGTCCGCTGCGGTGGCCCTCAGCAGGACCCCGTAGTCCCGGTTCACTCCTCGGTCCAGCGCCATGCTCACCGACGCGCGCAGCTCCTGCCCGGGGCGTACCGGCACCCGGTAGTAGCGGTGCTCGGAGAAGGCCTCCCGGTCGGCGTAGACGCCGGGGGCGAGCAGCGGCGCCGAGTCGCAGACGTTCGTGCCGCCGACCACCGTCGGGGCGCGGGTGTTCGTGTCGCCGGCCCGCTCGACGAGCTGTTTGATCCGTCCGGTCAGCTCCTCGGCGCTCTGTGCGGCGGTGTAGGTGCCGCCGGTCGCGCTGGCGATGCAGAGCAGCTGCTTTCGGACCTTCTCGTCGGGGGCCAGACCGAGGGTGTCGACGACCAGGCTGGTGCCCTGGGCGGCCAGCTCCCGGGCCACCTCGCACGGGTCCGGCGGGGCGCAGGTGTCCTCGCCGTCGGTGATCAGCACGATCCGTCGGGTGGTGGCCCCTCGGCCCAGGTCCTCCGCGGCGGAGCGCAGTGCGAGGCCGACCGGTGTGAATCCGGTCGGCCGCAGCGTCGCCACGGCAGCTTTGGCCGCGGACCGGTCCACCGGGCCGACCGGCACGATCTGCTGAGTGTCCTGGCAGCCGACCTTCTTGTCCTTGCCGCGGTAGGTCGCGCCGAGCACCCGGATGCCGAGCTGGGTCTCCGCCGGCAGCGCGTCGACGACCTCGTTGAAGGCCTGCTGGGCAACGGAGATCCGGCTGCGCCCGTCGATGTCGGCGGCGCGCATCGAGCCACTGACGTCGAGCACCAGCTCGACCCGGGGTGGCTCGGGCACCGGCTCCTCGTCGGCCTGCGCCGGGGCGGGCCCGGCCAGTGCGGTGGTCGCCAGCAGCCCGAGAAGGACCGCCGTCGATCGTCTGAAGTTGATCACGGCCCGCAGTGTAGTGAGATCCACTTTGGATGATCGTCTGGGTGGGCGTGGATCGGACCCCGGTGCCTCCGGCCAGGTCGATGACCACCTCCGACCTTGCTTTTCCGCGCTCTGGGTCCACGCCAGGTCACCCTCGGTCAACTGCAGGCGGGTACGAGTCGGCCCGGCCACCATCCGTCGGAAATCTGACCCAAGTTGACCCGTTGTGCCGGTGGTGCGCGGTGGTTAAGCTCTTCATGCGCGCCCCAATCGCCCGCTTCCCCCGTGGCAGGCGATCGGGGCGCGCGTCTTTGTCGAAAGGCCCCGCAAGGTCACAGTGCCCGCAGGGGTCGCAGTGCCCGCAGGGTCACAGAAGGGCCCGCACGCTTCGGCGTGCGGGCCCTTCTCCGTCGCGCTGTGCGGCGCGTCGCCTGTCGGTGCTTATATCCACCGACCGTCGAGCCACATCCGGGACAGCCAGTCCGAGTACGGAATCACCTTGCCGACGAAGATCGGATAGAAGTACGCGAAGCAGAGCCCCACCAGCAGCACGTACGCCCCGGCCGCGATGCTGCCCACCAGTCGACGTTCGTAGCTCGGGTCGCCGGGCACCAGCGGTGCCACCTCACCCACGTCACCCCCGGCGGGCGCGATCAGCGCGCCGAGCACGTACACCACGGCAAGCACCAGGAACGGCAGCGCTGGCGCGGCGTAGAACGAGAACATCGTGCGGCCGTCGAGAGCGAACCAGAACCAGGGCAGCAGCCCGGCCGCCACGGTCAGCAGGATCGCGCCGGCCCGCCAGTCGCGGCGGGCCAGACCCAGCCAGGCCAGCGCCGCCAGGGCGGGCAGGAACGACCACCAGAGCAGTGGGGTGCCGAGCAGCAGGATCTCGGAGGCGCAGGTCGGTGCGCCGCAGGCGCCGTCACCGGACCAGTGGAACGCCACCGGCCGGCCGAGCAGCAGCCACTGCCACGGCCACGACTGGTATTTGTGCGCGTCGTCGAGCTGGGCGTGGAAGCCGTACGCCGCCCGGTGGTATTCGAAGAGGTTGATCAGGGGCCCGATCACCGGGCGGTCGCTGAGCGGGGCGCTCGGGTAGGCCGACGCGAGCCGGTAGTAGCCGTCGTCGGTGAGCAGCCAGCCCGACCAGGTGGCGACATAGGTGGCCAGCATGAGCACACCGGCGAGGACCAGCCAGGGCAGCTCGTCGAGCACTGTGTCCCGCCAGGGCCGGCGGACCCCCGCCGAGCGGCGGACGCCGACCTCCCAGAGGATCACCAGCAGCGCGAAGACCGGTACGAAATACAGAGCGCTCCACTTGACCGCGCAGGCGCAGCCGATCAACACCCCGGCTGCCAGCCGCCACCACGGCCAGGTGCGCCAACCGGTCGGCGGCCGGCCGGCACGGCCCGGTTGGCTCGGGTCGAGCCCGTCGTCCAGGGCCCGCGCCCAGCGCCTGCGGCGGGCATCCCGATCGAGCACCAACGCGCCGAACGCGGCCAGCACGAAGAAGAGCAGGAAGATGTCGAGCAGCGCAGCGCGGGACAGCACCAGGTGGAAGCCGTCCAGGGCGAGCAGCAGGCCGGCTGCGCAGCCGAGCACCGTCGAGCGGAACATCCGCCGACCGATGCGGACCAGCAGCAACACCGACAGGGTGCCGATCACGGCCGCCGAGAACCGCCAGCCGAACTCCGGCGCGGTGGTCATCAGGTGCCCGGGGACGGAGACCTTCGAATCCGCGTCCTGGTAGCCGAAGGCCCACTCGCCGAGGCCGATCAGCCACTTGCCCAGCGGCGGGTGCACGACGTACGACGGGACGTTGTCCTTGTAGTTCCACTCGACGCCGCGGGAGATCAGCCCGTAGCCGTCCTTGGCGTAGTAGGTCTCGTCGAAGATCTTGCCCTTCGGGCTGGACAGCCCGACGAAGCGCAGGATCGCCGCGATGGTCACCACCACCGCCGTGGCCAGCCAGGAGAACCGGTCCACCTGGCTGTCGACGGTGGCGAACCTTCGCCGGAGCGCGGCGGACGCGCCACCGCCACCGGCACTCGGTGCCGCCGGCTCCTGGTTGGGGCTGGGCTCGCCCGTCACCTCGACCATCTTGGCAGGCTCGGCGCTCGGGCTCTGCGCTGTCGACGCACTCGTCACCCGGCGATCGTAGGCTGCCAAGGTGTCCTGTGGCGCCCGTCGTCCCTGATACCGGTATTCGCTGTCGATGAAGGAGACGAATTCGTGGGTGAAAAGTCCGAAGCTGGGCGCCTGATCCTGCTCGGTGCCCCGCTCGGCAACCCCGCCGACGCCTCGGCCCGGCTCCGGGAGGTGCTGAGCACCGCCGACGTGGTCGCGGCCGAGGACACTCGCCGGCTGACCCGGCTGGCCCGCGACCTCGACATCACAGTCGGCGGCCGGATCGTCTCCTACTTCGAGGGCAACGAGGAGCGGCGAACCCCCGAGCTGGTCGAGGTCATCCTGAGCGGATACGTGGTGGCACTGGTCACCGACGGGGGGATGCCGAGCGTCTCCGACCCCGGCTACCGGCTGGTCCGGGCCGCACTGGACGTCGGGGCGCCGGTCACCGTCGCCCCCGGGCCCAGCGCGGTCACCACCGCGCTGGCGGTCTCCGGGTTGCCCTGTGACCGGTTCTGCTTCGAGGGCTTCCTGCCCCGCACCCCCGGCGCCCGGCGAACCCGCCTGCGCGCGCTCGCCGCCGAGGAACGGACGCTGGTCTTCTTCGAGGCCCCGCACCGGATCGGTGCGGCTCTCACCGACCTCGCCGACACGTTCGGCGCGGACCGGCCAGCCGCACTCTGCCGGGAGCTCACCAAGACCTACGAGGAGGTGCTCCGCCGTCCCCTCGGCGAGCTGGCCCGGTGGGCCGCCGAGGGAGACCCGCGCGGCGAGATCACTCTGGTGGTGGCTGGTGCGCCGGTGATCGCCCCGGAACGCCCCGACGACGACACCCTGCGCGCGGCCGTCGCCGAGCGGGAGGCCGCCGGCCGGTCCCGCCGGGACGCCATCACCGACGTCGCCACCGAGTACGCGCTGCGCCGGCGCGACGTCTACACCATCGTGCACAGCTGACCCGGGCGCCCGGCCGTGCCGGGGTTCACCGGGTGACGCGCTCACCAGGCGAAGGCCAGGAAGCCGACGGTGATCAGCACGGGGCCGGCGACGGCCGCTGTCACGGCCCAGCGACGGTGCCGACGGCCGGGCAGCCGGGCCGACCCGGTCCACCGGACGATGCCGGCCGTGCAGGCCAGCACCACCAGCAGACCGGGCAGCCAGAGCAGGTGCCGGCCCACGCCGGTGTCCGCGTACGCGGTGCCGGCGTCCGGGCCCGTCATCCGTGCCGGCACCGGTGTACCGCTCGCGTTCTCCCCGGCGGGTACGCCGCTGACCCGTACGCCGTGCGCGATGAACCGCCCGTCGTCGGCCGTGAACGTCCCCCGACACCGTTGGGTGAGCCCGTCACCGGTGCAGCCGTCGAGCACCACAGTGCCCACCCGGGCGTGCCCGACGGCGAGCCAGAACGGGCCGGCGCTGACCCAGGCGAAGAAGGCCGCCACCAGGCTCAGCGTCACCAGCGCGGCCAGCCCGGGCAGAGGATCGGGCGGTGGGGCCGTACGGCTCGGTGCGCGGCGGCCCACCGGGCGGAAGCCGCGGTCCCCCGACGGCGCCGGGTCCTCCCGCACCGGGGTGCCGTCCCAGTGCACCTCCTCGATCGGCGCCCAGAAGGCAGCGACGTCGTCCGGCGTGTCACCGTCGGACCGGCCCTCCCGTTGCAGGCGGCTCTGCTGGCGGACGGGCACTCGACGTGGCACCGCGTCCACCGGCGCGCCGGTGGTGGGTTCCATCTCGACGGCCTCCGTGGCGGCGGGTGCCGAGCCGACCGGGGGGCCTGATGAGCCGGGTCGGGCCGGGCTCGGTGCGGGTGCCGCCGGGGTCGGCCGGGCCGGCGTGGGTACCGGCGCGCCCGGCGTGGGCCGGGCCGGGGTGGCGGTGCGCTCCGCAGCCTCCTCCCGCCCCGATGTGACCGCCTGCCCCGACGGCCTGGCCTGCTGCTCCTCGGGCCGGTCGGCGCCGGGCCGCGGGGCGGGGCTCGGTCGCGGGCTGGGACTGGGGCGCGACGCGGAACCCGCGTCGGCTCCGGGCACCAACCGGGGCTGGGGTGCTACCCCGGCACTCCGGGGCGAGGCGGGGTCGGGGCCAGGGTCGTCGCCGACCGTCGGGCCGGTGCGAGGGTCCTCGTGGTCCCGTGCCGCTCGTCTGCCAGTCACGACGTTCATTGCACACCGGTCCGGGAGGCGGAACGGGCAGCTCGACCGCGTGTCGGCGACAAATCGGACCAATGGTGGAGGTGGTCCGGCCGGTCCGCCGGCCCGGCACCCCCCATTGGTTCGCGGTCGCCCCTGGCGGGTCACTAGGCTTGCTGCTCATGAGTCACGTTCTCGCGGCAGTGGCCTGGCCGTACGCCAACGGCCCCCGCCACATCGGCCACGTCTCCGGTTTCGGCGTTCCCTCCGACGTCTTCGCCCGGTACATGCGGATGGCCGGCCACGACGTGCTCATGGTCTCCGGCACCGACGAGCACGGCACCCCGATCCAGGTGCAGGCCGACGCCGACGGGGTGACCCCGCGCGAGCTGGCCGACCGGTACAACAGGGTGATCGTCGAGGACCTGCACGGCCTGGGTCTCTCCTACGACCTGTTCACCCGCACCACCACCCGTAACCACTACGCGGTGGTGCAGGAGTTGTTCGAGGGGATGTACCGCAACGGCTACATCGTGCCGAAGACCACCATGGGCGCGATCTCCCCGTCCACCGGCCGCACCCTGCCCGACCGTTACATCGAGGGCACCTGCCCGATCTGCGGGTACGACAGCGCCCGGGGCGACCAGTGCGACAACTGCGGCAACCAGCTCGACCCGATTGACCTGATCGACCCGAAGTCACGGATCAACGGGGAGACCCCGAAGTTCGTCGAGACCGAACACTTCTTCCTGGACCTGCCCGCGCTGGCCGAGGTGCTGCGGCAGTGGCTGGACACCCGGGAGGGGTGGCGGCCCAACGTGCTGCGGTTCTCCCGCAACCTGCTCGACGACCTCCAGCCCCGGGCGATCACCCGTGACCTGGAGTGGGGCGTTCCGATCCCGCTGGACGGCTGGCGGGACCGGCCGGACAAGCGGATCTACGTCTGGTTCGACGCGGTGATCGGCTACCTGTCCGCCTCGATCGAGTGGGCCCGCCGCTCCGGCGACCCGGAGGCGTGGCGGCAGTACTGGTCCGCCGACGGTGCCGGTAAGGACTCCCAGTCCTACTACTTCATGGGCAAGGACAACATCGTCTTCCACTCGGTCATCTGGCCGGCGCTGCTCTCCGGATACTCCGGCGAGGGCTCCCGCGACGGTGCGCCGGGCGAGCTGGGTCGGCTCAACCTGCCCACCGAGGTGGTGTCGAGCGAATACCTGACCATGGAGGGGCGCAAGTTCTCCTCGTCGCGCAAGGTGGTCATCTACGTTCGTGACTTCCTGGAGCGCTACGACGCCGACGCGCTGCGATACTTCATCGCCGCCGCCGGCCCGGAGAGCAACGACACCGACTTCACCTGGGCCGAGTTCCTCCGCCGCAACAACGACGAGCTGGTCGCCGGCTGGGGCAACCTGGTCAACCGGTGCGTCTCGATGGCGGCGAAGAACTTCGGCGAGATCCCGCCGGTCGACCCGGCCGGGCTCACCGAGGCCGACGAGGCGCTGCTCGCGACCTCTCGGGCCGGCTTCGCCACAGTGGGCGACCTGATCGGCCGGCACCGGCAGAAGCAGGCCATCGGTGAGGCCATGAGGGTGGTCGCCGAGGCCAACAGATACCTCTCCGAGCAGGCCCCGTGGAAGCTCAAGGGC
This portion of the Micromonospora zamorensis genome encodes:
- a CDS encoding Gfo/Idh/MocA family protein; amino-acid sequence: MTSVAQTRFGIVGSGWRGEFFLRLARLLPDRMRVTGVVTRTESRGAEVAAEWGVPTFRTAAELLAHERPDFVIVSVPWPVTPDVTRELVAAGVPVLAETPPAPDVAGLRSLWADVGRSGLVQVAEQYLLMPGHAARLAVVRAGVLGEPTSVQISSTHLYHAVSLIRGLLGVGHESAEVSARAFVAPLANPLSPAGWSGDDTPQQLSTTLATIDFGGRMGLYDFTDNQWWNPLRTRRLVVRGSLGELVDDRVVRLVDPTTPVESSLSRRQTGLDLNLEGLDLKHISFDGDVVYRNPFVGSGMSDDDIAVADIVARTGAWAREEGPAPYPLAEACQDHLISLAIEESVRTGRPVVTDAEAWAG
- a CDS encoding DUF4352 domain-containing protein, whose protein sequence is MTHPQPPAGPQDPQHPNPEPPTQPSPAAQPQSTVESTVSQTPLPPSPWSAAGSASQPPFSGTAYPTAGGGYVGAGGGHPAIGGPGHPLLAPPAAPTQGSKRTVVAVAITAAVLTLLSCAGAIVAVVFGANRAADKVTEARPTPAATRGTAQPSAKAPSSTASGDTRNMAPGDTLVIDGDGGTIEITVTKFSTATKPCAPYGLKPDEGMYVIADVTLTVTKGTASANPLFFEWVAADGTEANAIAGAFSGCGKPMPPADDLTAGTRRTGSVVFDVPDTSGVLEYQHRFETAGSWKP
- a CDS encoding 4'-phosphopantetheinyl transferase family protein: MRDLLPSTVAVAVAGPDDWVGELLPAEQACLSERAVQTRRRDFAAGRACARRAMTGLGLPPTAVPAAPDRAPVWPAGVVGTITHTTGYCAAATALTTDVRSVGMDAEQHHEVDPGVRRMVLLPEEEALCARLPGGISWPVVLFSAKETVYKVWYPVVGTWLGFRDAQLDVDPDAGTFTARIAPARVDAAAVEAPPTTIAGRFVVAGGLVRTAAVLPLG
- a CDS encoding peptidase, with amino-acid sequence MRTALNRSLAALLAAGGAALLPASAVAAPSPSPGATPVNRAGTSFLSATPIAAGQPVRVDASIGDHLYWAFPAKAGQVHEITATVTFPKGRSGASTWTVDVFDGLRRRQACTAGAQTPTVDAKASSVALGCTLREVRPWAEPWSADPLPGTYVIRLSVIDLPEPDLGAPIDVDLLVGTVADRGASADDGELAAPLVPNTKAGTVLNAVPVADPEAGDDGDSPADWLPNLGSRWVWTAIGGVLAAVAGVVGFAVTRRPRRR
- a CDS encoding VWA domain-containing protein codes for the protein MINFRRSTAVLLGLLATTALAGPAPAQADEEPVPEPPRVELVLDVSGSMRAADIDGRSRISVAQQAFNEVVDALPAETQLGIRVLGATYRGKDKKVGCQDTQQIVPVGPVDRSAAKAAVATLRPTGFTPVGLALRSAAEDLGRGATTRRIVLITDGEDTCAPPDPCEVARELAAQGTSLVVDTLGLAPDEKVRKQLLCIASATGGTYTAAQSAEELTGRIKQLVERAGDTNTRAPTVVGGTNVCDSAPLLAPGVYADREAFSEHRYYRVPVRPGQELRASVSMALDRGVNRDYGVLLRATAADGRELVRGADAGSGRADVLSAGLRWSASADDENAAKAEESSAPVVEPTTVCLVVSNSFAPRPGTAATPGMPVELTIDVVAAAPAPDGPDLGRGWVLLALLTVAGLLTGLIAGLLTRWWVATWREN
- a CDS encoding dolichyl-phosphate-mannose--protein mannosyltransferase, with protein sequence MVEVTGEPSPNQEPAAPSAGGGGASAALRRRFATVDSQVDRFSWLATAVVVTIAAILRFVGLSSPKGKIFDETYYAKDGYGLISRGVEWNYKDNVPSYVVHPPLGKWLIGLGEWAFGYQDADSKVSVPGHLMTTAPEFGWRFSAAVIGTLSVLLLVRIGRRMFRSTVLGCAAGLLLALDGFHLVLSRAALLDIFLLFFVLAAFGALVLDRDARRRRWARALDDGLDPSQPGRAGRPPTGWRTWPWWRLAAGVLIGCACAVKWSALYFVPVFALLVILWEVGVRRSAGVRRPWRDTVLDELPWLVLAGVLMLATYVATWSGWLLTDDGYYRLASAYPSAPLSDRPVIGPLINLFEYHRAAYGFHAQLDDAHKYQSWPWQWLLLGRPVAFHWSGDGACGAPTCASEILLLGTPLLWWSFLPALAALAWLGLARRDWRAGAILLTVAAGLLPWFWFALDGRTMFSFYAAPALPFLVLAVVYVLGALIAPAGGDVGEVAPLVPGDPSYERRLVGSIAAGAYVLLVGLCFAYFYPIFVGKVIPYSDWLSRMWLDGRWI
- the rsmI gene encoding 16S rRNA (cytidine(1402)-2'-O)-methyltransferase → MGEKSEAGRLILLGAPLGNPADASARLREVLSTADVVAAEDTRRLTRLARDLDITVGGRIVSYFEGNEERRTPELVEVILSGYVVALVTDGGMPSVSDPGYRLVRAALDVGAPVTVAPGPSAVTTALAVSGLPCDRFCFEGFLPRTPGARRTRLRALAAEERTLVFFEAPHRIGAALTDLADTFGADRPAALCRELTKTYEEVLRRPLGELARWAAEGDPRGEITLVVAGAPVIAPERPDDDTLRAAVAEREAAGRSRRDAITDVATEYALRRRDVYTIVHS
- the metG gene encoding methionine--tRNA ligase, whose protein sequence is MSHVLAAVAWPYANGPRHIGHVSGFGVPSDVFARYMRMAGHDVLMVSGTDEHGTPIQVQADADGVTPRELADRYNRVIVEDLHGLGLSYDLFTRTTTRNHYAVVQELFEGMYRNGYIVPKTTMGAISPSTGRTLPDRYIEGTCPICGYDSARGDQCDNCGNQLDPIDLIDPKSRINGETPKFVETEHFFLDLPALAEVLRQWLDTREGWRPNVLRFSRNLLDDLQPRAITRDLEWGVPIPLDGWRDRPDKRIYVWFDAVIGYLSASIEWARRSGDPEAWRQYWSADGAGKDSQSYYFMGKDNIVFHSVIWPALLSGYSGEGSRDGAPGELGRLNLPTEVVSSEYLTMEGRKFSSSRKVVIYVRDFLERYDADALRYFIAAAGPESNDTDFTWAEFLRRNNDELVAGWGNLVNRCVSMAAKNFGEIPPVDPAGLTEADEALLATSRAGFATVGDLIGRHRQKQAIGEAMRVVAEANRYLSEQAPWKLKGEAEKPRMGTILHVALQVISDANTLLTPFLPHSAQQVHELLGGTGVHAPMPVIEQVDDLDGGPSYPVLTGDYTVGARWESVSIEAGRPLAAPKPVFRKLDPSIVDEELARLAD